A section of the Carassius auratus strain Wakin unplaced genomic scaffold, ASM336829v1 scaf_tig00027603, whole genome shotgun sequence genome encodes:
- the LOC113079323 gene encoding protein ABHD4-like isoform X1 yields the protein MSPANAAMQDETDAEQTSGYWSWWPSWRPTSMSLLKSAESKILACLQNDVWSRFVTLSNQNRIWTLKVTNKSSHKHKDQAAKTPLVMVHGFGGGVGLWIRNLDTLSCSRPVYAFDLLGFGRSSRPSFPSDASLAEEQFITSIEQWRQSLGLERMILLGHSLGGYLATSYTIQYPERVSHLILVDAWGFPERPQPQLQGSGGQGSEVKRVSPPRWVKALVSLFSFFNPLAVIRAAGPWGPGLVNRLRPDFKRKYEDLFDDDTMTQYIYHCNAQNPSGEVGFKAMSESLGWAKRPMVQRVHLLPPSMPVSMLYGERSWVESSTGNTVAQIRGKSPTSITLIEDASHHVYADQPEEFNRVVESICNTVD from the exons ATGTCTCCTGCAAACGCCGCGATGCAAGACGAGACTGACGCCGA aCAGACCTCTGGGTACTGGTCCTGGTGGCCCTCTTGGAGACCAACATCCATGTCGTTATTGAAAAGTGCCGAATCTAAAATTCTTGCCT GTCTCCAGAATGACGTGTGGTCCAGATTTGTGACGTTGTCAAATCAAAACAGAATATGGACCCTTAAAGTCACCAACAAATCATCCCACAAACACAAAGACCAAG CTGCTAAGACGCCCCTGGTGATGGTCCACGGGTTTGGAGGGGGTGTCGGTCTCTGGATCCGTAACCTGGACACTTTAAGTTGCTCTCGACCCGTCTACGCCTTTGACCTGCTGGGCTTCGGTCGCAGCTCTCGCCCCTCGTTCCCGTCTGATGCCTCATTGGCTGAGGAGCAGTTTATTACTTCCATTGAGCAGTGGAGACAATCTCTGGGACTGGAGCGCATGATCCTATTGGGCCACAGCCTGGGTGGTTACCTAGCAACTTCCTATACAATCCAATATCCAGAAAG AGTCAGTCACCTCATCCTGGTGGACGCCTGGGGTTTCCCTGAGCGACCTCAGCCTCAGTTACAGGGGTCAGGAGGTCAAGGGTCAGAGGTTAAGAGGGTCTCGCCCCCTCGCTGGGTGAAAGCTCTGGTGTCGTTGTTCAGCTTCTTCAACCCGCTGGCCGTCATCAGAGCAGCCGGACCCTGGG GTCCAGGGCTGGTAAACCGATTACGTCCCGACTTCAAGAGGAAGTATGAGGATCTGTTTGATGACGACACCATGACGCAGTACATTTACCACTGTAACGCTCAGAACCCCAG TGGTGAGGTGGGCTTCAAAGCCATGTCTGAGTCTCTCGGCTGGGCTAAGAGGCCGATGGTTCAGCGTGTTCATCTGCTGCCCCCGTCGATGCCCGTCAGCATGCTGTACGGAGAGCGGTCCTGGGTGGAGTCATCCACTGGAAACACAGTCGCTCAGATCAGAGGCAAAAGCCCCACCAGCATCACG CTGATCGAAGATGCTTCCCATCACGTCTACGCCGACCAGCCAGAAGAGTTCAACCGAGTGGTTGAGAGTATTTGTAATACTGTAGACTAA
- the LOC113079324 gene encoding dolichyl-diphosphooligosaccharide--protein glycosyltransferase subunit dad1-like: MSNSVFSVISRFVEEYRSSTPNKLKMIDAYLLYILLTGVFQFLYCVLVGTFPFNSFLSGFISCVGCFILAVCLRIQINPQNKRDFLTVSPERAFADFLFAHTVLHLVIVNFVG; this comes from the exons ATGTCTAATTCAGTGTTTTCAGTCATATCGCGTTTTGTGGAGGAGTACAGGAGCAGCACACCGAACAAGCTGAAGATGATCGACGCGTATCTGCTGTATATTCTGCTGACCGGAGTGTTCCAGTTCCTGTACTGTGTACTAGTGGGAACCTTTCCCTTCAACAGCTTCTTATCGGGATTCATCTCGTGTGTGGGATGCTTCATTCTGGCTG TCTGTCTTCGCATCCAGATCAACCCTCAGAATAAAAGAGATTTCCTGACCGTGTCTCCTGAGAGAGCGTTCGCTGACTTCCTCTTTGCTCACACTGTTCTGCATCTAGTGATCGTCAATTTTGTTGGCTGA
- the LOC113079323 gene encoding protein ABHD4-like isoform X2, with translation MSLLKSAESKILACLQNDVWSRFVTLSNQNRIWTLKVTNKSSHKHKDQAAKTPLVMVHGFGGGVGLWIRNLDTLSCSRPVYAFDLLGFGRSSRPSFPSDASLAEEQFITSIEQWRQSLGLERMILLGHSLGGYLATSYTIQYPERVSHLILVDAWGFPERPQPQLQGSGGQGSEVKRVSPPRWVKALVSLFSFFNPLAVIRAAGPWGPGLVNRLRPDFKRKYEDLFDDDTMTQYIYHCNAQNPSGEVGFKAMSESLGWAKRPMVQRVHLLPPSMPVSMLYGERSWVESSTGNTVAQIRGKSPTSITLIEDASHHVYADQPEEFNRVVESICNTVD, from the exons ATGTCGTTATTGAAAAGTGCCGAATCTAAAATTCTTGCCT GTCTCCAGAATGACGTGTGGTCCAGATTTGTGACGTTGTCAAATCAAAACAGAATATGGACCCTTAAAGTCACCAACAAATCATCCCACAAACACAAAGACCAAG CTGCTAAGACGCCCCTGGTGATGGTCCACGGGTTTGGAGGGGGTGTCGGTCTCTGGATCCGTAACCTGGACACTTTAAGTTGCTCTCGACCCGTCTACGCCTTTGACCTGCTGGGCTTCGGTCGCAGCTCTCGCCCCTCGTTCCCGTCTGATGCCTCATTGGCTGAGGAGCAGTTTATTACTTCCATTGAGCAGTGGAGACAATCTCTGGGACTGGAGCGCATGATCCTATTGGGCCACAGCCTGGGTGGTTACCTAGCAACTTCCTATACAATCCAATATCCAGAAAG AGTCAGTCACCTCATCCTGGTGGACGCCTGGGGTTTCCCTGAGCGACCTCAGCCTCAGTTACAGGGGTCAGGAGGTCAAGGGTCAGAGGTTAAGAGGGTCTCGCCCCCTCGCTGGGTGAAAGCTCTGGTGTCGTTGTTCAGCTTCTTCAACCCGCTGGCCGTCATCAGAGCAGCCGGACCCTGGG GTCCAGGGCTGGTAAACCGATTACGTCCCGACTTCAAGAGGAAGTATGAGGATCTGTTTGATGACGACACCATGACGCAGTACATTTACCACTGTAACGCTCAGAACCCCAG TGGTGAGGTGGGCTTCAAAGCCATGTCTGAGTCTCTCGGCTGGGCTAAGAGGCCGATGGTTCAGCGTGTTCATCTGCTGCCCCCGTCGATGCCCGTCAGCATGCTGTACGGAGAGCGGTCCTGGGTGGAGTCATCCACTGGAAACACAGTCGCTCAGATCAGAGGCAAAAGCCCCACCAGCATCACG CTGATCGAAGATGCTTCCCATCACGTCTACGCCGACCAGCCAGAAGAGTTCAACCGAGTGGTTGAGAGTATTTGTAATACTGTAGACTAA